The Bacteroidales bacterium DNA segment CCGGATTTTATTGTGTGGAAGAAGGGGTGGAAAAATCTTTGGAAAAAGCACGGTCACTAGTAGATGATGGTTATTCGATCGTTGTGTTTCCCGAAGGAACACGTTCCATAGACGGTATCATAAAAAGATTCCATAACGGGGCTTTTTATCTGGCACAACAGCTACAGCTGGATGTGCTACCTATAGTCATGCATGGCAATGGACAGGTAATGCCAAAAAATGATCCCTTCTATATCCGTAACGGCTGGTTATCTACGGAAATATTACCCCGCATTGGCAATGACGAATTACGACAGAAAACGGTCCGGGAAAACGCCCATGATATTTGCCACCTGATCAGGGAACACTATGCAAAGATGGAAAAACACTGTGATGTTCCCGAAAATCCTTACTTCCGGAACAAACTGGTCACCAACTACATTTATAAAGGGCCGGTGCTTGAATGGTATTTACGGATCAAATTGCGTATGGAACATAATTATAAATTATTCGACGAAATGATCCCACAAAAAGCTGTTATTTCCGATCTCGGGTGCGGCTATGGCTTCCTGTCCTATATGTTAGCCTTCCTGTCGAAGGACCGCACAATAACGGGAGTGGATTATGACCACACTAAAATCGATGTGGCCAACCATTGCTTTTCTCACAATCAACAGGTACAATTCATCGGTAAAGATATTTCAGTATTTGACCTTACCCCCTGCGATGTGATGATCCTGAGTGACGTGTTGCATTATCTGCTTCCCGAAAAGCAGGAAGCGTTATTACAGCGGTGTGTCGAAAACCTGAATCCCGGGGGAATGATCATCATCCGCGATGCCAACCGGAATATGAACAAAGCGCACCAGATCACAAAGCTCACAGAGTTCTTCTCTACCCGCTTATTCCGGTTCAATAAAACCACCAATCCGCTGCATTTCCTTTCTGAGAAAGATATCCGTAATTTCGCCGAAAAAAACCGATTGAGCTGTCAAAGCAGGAATAATGACAAACATACTTCCAATGTGATCTACCAGTTACAACAGATATCCTGACACATCAGGAAAAACAACCCACAATAGTATATTTCTGACGGTTCCGTCCTCCCGAAACCCATATATTTCCGCTTCTCAGCCAGGCATGAGCGATCATCCTTCCCCGATCATTTTTAGCAACACCCATGTATATCGTCGACTGAATATTTCTTCGGTGTAACATCCTTTTGGCTGCAATAGACTCGACCAGGCATTTACGTGACCAGACCAGATGCCGGCATCTGGCAATCGCCGCTTTTACCTGTATAATCTGTTCTTTCTCATGCGGAGACGGAGTAGTTATATCCGTTTCCAGACGGGACTGTCCTAACCATCGTGTATAATGCTTTATATGAAAAACAGTCGTGATGATACGTACCCATAAAGTTGTCCACGCAGCTTCAAAAAAAATCCGGCGTTCATTTTTCTTCAGGTTGAAAATTTTGGATACAAGCATTGGGTAATACGAATTGAGAATTGAGAATTGAGAATTATTAGTTATAAACTTTCTAACTTTCTAACTTTCTAACTTTCTAACTTTCTAACTTTCTAACTTTCTAACTTTCTAACTTTCTAACTTTCTAACTTTCTAACTTTCTAACTTTCTAACTTTCTAACTTTCTAACAATATTCTTCAAATATAGCTAAAAATCAGGATTCATTTTTGATTATCTTTGTCTTTTCAGAACGGAAATCCATGAAGGAAGGTCTTTATTCCCTTACAGTCATACTATTTTTCTTGTTTCCTGCTTATCTGACAGCCCAGGAATCTACGTTACTGACAGGAACGGTTACCGACAGTACAGGCCATCCTGTAGAAGGGGCCTACATCCTGATCGAAGAAACCAACACGGGCACCAGCACTTCACCGGATGGCCGCTACGAATTATCACTGGTGTCCGGAAAGAGTTATTCCATTGTCATATCACATGTCAGTTATGCCACCATACATACAACAGTGGACCTGAAAAAAAACAAGCCCCGTACTGTCCGACAAGATTTTACCTTGACAATGGCTGGTGAAAAAATTCCGGAAGTCTCTATAGTTGGGTTACATCCCCAGGAAGGGACATTACAAAGGATCGAGACCAGAGAATTTAAACAACTACCCAATCCTTCGGGAAGTATCGAGACATTGATCAAAACACTTCCGGGAGTAGCGTCCGGAAATGAACTCAGTGCACAATATTCGGTACGCGGAGGCAATTTTGATGAAAACCTGATCTATGTGAATGATATCGAGATACACCGTCCGTTTCTGATCCGGTCCGGACAACAGGAAGGA contains these protein-coding regions:
- a CDS encoding lasso peptide biosynthesis B2 protein, producing MLVSKIFNLKKNERRIFFEAAWTTLWVRIITTVFHIKHYTRWLGQSRLETDITTPSPHEKEQIIQVKAAIARCRHLVWSRKCLVESIAAKRMLHRRNIQSTIYMGVAKNDRGRMIAHAWLRSGNIWVSGGRNRQKYTIVGCFS